Proteins co-encoded in one Lysobacter solisilvae genomic window:
- a CDS encoding heavy metal translocating P-type ATPase, whose product MAVVAEFLQVEPAPATRGGCYHCGEALPPSPARLQMDGVEQAFCCDGCAAAAHWIRDAHLQDYYRLRSAPAGRVAPDAAALAAADLTLWDREEVLAEHARNIRGGRELTLLTDGMRCAACAWLVDRALTREPGVLEVTANAVTGRVRIAWDPAVTPLSRPLARLAALGYRPWLATGEARERARRDERGRWLLRLGVAGLGAMQAMMFAEASYLDTTGSMSMPMRDFLRWVTFLVATPVVFYAGWPFLAGCWREVRHRRLGMDTLIATSTLLAYGASVVETVRGGAHVWFDAAVMFVFLLLAARMLEQRVRSRASAQVDALARARPAFATRENADGDSEMVPVSALRTGEITRVAAGEAVPADGDLLSDEASFEESLLTGEPLPVRKRAGAPVFAGSVCREQAARIRITATGGGTRLSQLASLVERAQEHRPAVARKADRIAAAFVVALLLATAPVYLAWLQYQPARAFEVALALLVISCPCALSLSVPAALAAAHGALARIGVLPVQAQALERLAAATDVVFDKTGTLSDGSPSLGEVETFDGFDRVRAIRIAAALERDSGHALAAAFTQACRSTLSSHSAPWSKALTAAGVVAVAGRGIEGIVEGRRWRLGTSAFAGGGDDDGAIWLAEGSRRVARFLITERERADAAQAIGQLRAQGLALHLCSGDAATAVARFAAALGLDSAHSRQTPEAKLDQVRGLQHAGRVVAMVGDGLNDAPVLAGADVSFAIGEGAPLAHQAADFVLSVPALARIPAAIDLARRTRRIIRQNFAWAIAYNVVALPLAAMGLVTPWLAALGMALSSLTVTLNALRLSRGGPA is encoded by the coding sequence ATGGCCGTCGTCGCGGAATTCCTGCAGGTCGAGCCGGCTCCCGCGACCCGCGGCGGGTGTTACCACTGCGGCGAGGCGCTGCCACCCAGCCCCGCACGACTGCAGATGGACGGGGTCGAACAGGCGTTCTGCTGCGACGGGTGCGCCGCCGCCGCCCATTGGATCCGCGATGCGCACCTGCAGGACTACTACCGGCTGCGCAGCGCGCCGGCGGGTCGCGTCGCCCCCGATGCCGCCGCGCTGGCCGCCGCAGATCTCACCCTGTGGGACCGCGAGGAAGTGCTGGCCGAGCATGCACGCAACATCCGGGGCGGACGCGAGCTGACCCTGCTCACCGACGGCATGCGCTGCGCCGCATGTGCATGGCTGGTCGATCGTGCGCTGACCCGTGAACCCGGCGTGCTCGAAGTCACCGCCAATGCGGTCACCGGGCGCGTCCGCATTGCCTGGGACCCTGCAGTCACGCCCTTGTCCCGACCACTCGCACGACTGGCGGCATTGGGCTATCGGCCCTGGCTGGCCACGGGCGAGGCCCGCGAACGTGCACGGCGCGACGAACGCGGACGCTGGCTGTTGCGGCTGGGCGTGGCCGGACTGGGCGCGATGCAGGCGATGATGTTCGCCGAAGCGTCCTATCTGGACACCACCGGCTCCATGTCGATGCCGATGCGCGACTTCCTGCGGTGGGTGACCTTCCTGGTCGCCACTCCGGTCGTGTTCTATGCCGGCTGGCCCTTCCTGGCCGGCTGCTGGCGTGAAGTGCGGCACCGGCGACTGGGCATGGATACGCTGATTGCGACCTCGACCCTGCTGGCCTACGGCGCAAGCGTCGTCGAGACGGTGCGCGGCGGCGCACATGTCTGGTTCGATGCCGCGGTGATGTTCGTGTTCCTGCTGTTGGCGGCGAGGATGCTTGAACAGCGCGTGCGCAGCCGGGCGTCGGCCCAGGTCGACGCCCTCGCCCGGGCCCGGCCGGCCTTCGCCACGCGCGAGAACGCCGACGGCGATTCCGAGATGGTGCCCGTGAGTGCGTTGCGTACGGGCGAGATCACCCGCGTGGCGGCCGGCGAAGCCGTCCCTGCCGATGGCGACCTGCTCAGCGACGAGGCCAGTTTCGAGGAATCGCTGCTCACCGGCGAACCGCTTCCCGTGCGCAAGCGTGCCGGCGCCCCGGTTTTCGCTGGCAGCGTCTGCCGCGAACAGGCGGCCCGGATCCGCATCACCGCCACCGGGGGCGGCACGCGCCTGTCGCAACTGGCCAGCCTGGTGGAACGCGCCCAGGAACACCGGCCGGCAGTGGCCCGGAAGGCCGACCGCATCGCGGCCGCCTTCGTCGTGGCGTTGTTGTTGGCCACCGCGCCCGTATACCTGGCGTGGCTCCAGTACCAGCCCGCGCGGGCGTTCGAGGTCGCGCTCGCCCTGCTGGTCATCAGCTGCCCCTGCGCACTGTCGCTCTCGGTGCCCGCCGCCCTCGCCGCCGCGCATGGCGCGCTGGCGCGGATCGGCGTGCTGCCGGTGCAGGCCCAGGCGCTGGAGCGGCTCGCCGCAGCCACCGACGTGGTGTTCGACAAGACCGGCACGCTGAGCGATGGCAGTCCATCGTTGGGCGAGGTCGAGACCTTCGACGGTTTCGATCGCGTGCGGGCGATCCGCATCGCCGCCGCACTGGAGCGCGATAGCGGACACGCGCTCGCTGCAGCCTTCACGCAGGCCTGCCGATCGACGCTGTCGTCGCACTCGGCGCCGTGGTCGAAAGCCCTGACCGCCGCTGGCGTCGTGGCCGTCGCCGGTCGCGGCATCGAAGGCATCGTTGAAGGCCGGCGCTGGCGCCTGGGAACGTCGGCGTTTGCCGGCGGGGGCGACGACGATGGGGCGATCTGGCTGGCTGAGGGCAGCCGGCGCGTCGCGCGCTTCCTCATCACCGAACGCGAGCGCGCCGACGCCGCCCAGGCCATCGGGCAACTGCGCGCCCAGGGGTTGGCCCTGCACCTGTGCAGCGGCGACGCCGCGACGGCGGTCGCGCGGTTCGCGGCCGCGCTGGGGCTGGACAGCGCCCACTCGCGGCAGACACCGGAGGCCAAGCTCGATCAGGTCCGGGGCCTGCAGCACGCCGGGCGCGTGGTGGCGATGGTCGGCGACGGCCTGAACGATGCGCCCGTGCTTGCTGGCGCCGACGTGTCCTTCGCCATCGGCGAAGGTGCACCCCTCGCCCACCAGGCCGCGGACTTCGTGCTCAGCGTGCCGGCACTGGCGCGCATACCGGCGGCGATCGATCTGGCACGTCGCACGCGCCGGATCATCCGCCAGAACTTCGCCTGGGCCATCGCCTACAACGTGGTCGCCTTGCCGCTGGCGGCCATGGGGTTGGTGACGCCGTGGTTGGCTGCGCTGGGTATGGCGCTGTCGTCGCTCACGGTCACGCTCAACGCCCTGCGACTGTCCCGCGGAGGCCCGGCATGA
- a CDS encoding FixH family protein — protein MNRQDHLHQQNEPARSAWREPMVWLVATIPLLAVVATTGLLAVAWRSSGNVDAVADTVRRTAQVQDTDLGPDDRARQLRLSAVVRIGKDAIEVLPVEGAFDRGRPLSLALHHPTHAGEDRRFLLAPSEDGWLAPGGLDLTHDWNAELGSTAGRWRLQGRWRSGQQAAYLRPALPE, from the coding sequence ATGAACCGTCAAGACCACCTCCACCAGCAGAATGAACCGGCGCGATCCGCCTGGCGCGAGCCGATGGTGTGGCTGGTCGCCACCATCCCGTTGCTGGCGGTCGTCGCAACCACCGGCCTGCTGGCCGTCGCCTGGCGATCGTCCGGCAACGTCGATGCGGTCGCCGACACCGTGCGGCGCACGGCGCAGGTGCAGGACACGGACCTGGGCCCGGATGACCGGGCACGGCAGTTGCGGCTCAGTGCCGTGGTGCGCATCGGCAAGGACGCGATCGAAGTGCTGCCCGTCGAGGGCGCATTCGATCGTGGCAGACCGCTGTCGCTGGCGCTCCACCATCCCACGCACGCCGGTGAAGACCGGCGCTTCTTGCTGGCACCTTCAGAGGATGGCTGGCTGGCGCCTGGCGGCCTGGACCTGACACACGACTGGAACGCTGAGCTCGGTTCCACTGCAGGCCGTTGGCGCCTGCAGGGCCGTTGGCGGTCGGGGCAGCAGGCCGCCTACCTGCGACCGGCGCTTCCCGAGTAG
- a CDS encoding 4Fe-4S dicluster domain-containing protein — translation MALNKTIDIALADAETSFYVSERKIYPRDVKGRFDTGRKVAVVWLLGMFYAFPWLRWDGRQAVLFDLPARKFHVFGLTFWPQDFVLLALLLIIAGVALFFFTALAGRLWCGYACPQTVWTEVFLWMERWTEGDRGARIKLDAAPWSRNKVLRKGSKHLLWAVFALWTGFTFVGFFTPITDLGSRLVPFAWSGWESFWVLFYALATWGNAGFLREQVCKYMCPYARFQSAMFDRNTLLIAYDPMRGEPRGPRRRGLGSVLERGRGLLDKLIAYDYVFRADRHPTAADNRMKAGGTITFDAAEAAPLPKFAPEELGDCIDCTICVQVCPVGIDIRNGLQYECIACGACVDACDDVMARMGYPKGLIRYTTQNAIDGRPTRVLRPRIFVYGALLLVLLGGFAWGVGTRTPVIAEILRDRNALYRESADGIENGYTLKLVNKTERAQRYTVTLHAGAGELQLQPLAPVEVAGGEVVAVPLTVHAPAGTGGRRELQFDIRATDGTAQATVESSFFGPM, via the coding sequence ATGGCCTTGAACAAGACCATCGACATTGCCCTGGCGGACGCGGAGACATCGTTCTACGTCAGCGAACGCAAGATCTATCCGCGCGATGTGAAGGGACGCTTCGATACCGGGCGCAAGGTAGCCGTGGTCTGGCTGCTGGGCATGTTCTACGCCTTCCCGTGGCTGCGCTGGGACGGGCGCCAGGCCGTGCTGTTCGACCTGCCCGCGCGCAAGTTCCACGTGTTCGGCCTGACCTTCTGGCCGCAGGATTTCGTGCTGCTGGCGCTGCTGCTGATCATCGCCGGCGTCGCGCTGTTCTTCTTCACCGCGCTGGCCGGTCGCCTGTGGTGCGGCTACGCCTGTCCGCAGACCGTGTGGACGGAAGTGTTCCTCTGGATGGAGCGCTGGACCGAGGGCGACCGCGGCGCACGCATCAAGCTCGACGCCGCCCCGTGGTCGCGCAACAAGGTCCTGCGCAAGGGCAGCAAGCACCTGCTGTGGGCGGTGTTCGCGCTGTGGACGGGTTTCACTTTCGTGGGCTTCTTCACGCCCATCACGGACCTGGGGTCGCGTCTGGTGCCCTTCGCGTGGAGCGGCTGGGAGTCGTTCTGGGTGTTGTTCTACGCACTGGCCACCTGGGGCAACGCCGGCTTCCTGCGCGAGCAGGTGTGCAAGTACATGTGCCCCTATGCGCGCTTCCAGAGCGCGATGTTCGACCGCAACACCCTGTTGATCGCCTACGACCCCATGCGCGGTGAACCGCGCGGCCCGCGCCGGCGGGGGCTCGGCAGCGTGCTGGAGCGTGGCCGTGGCCTGCTCGACAAGCTCATCGCCTACGACTACGTGTTCCGGGCGGATCGGCATCCGACCGCCGCGGACAACCGGATGAAGGCCGGCGGCACGATCACCTTCGACGCAGCGGAAGCCGCCCCGCTGCCGAAGTTCGCGCCGGAGGAACTGGGCGACTGCATCGACTGCACCATCTGCGTGCAGGTCTGCCCGGTCGGCATCGACATCCGCAATGGCCTGCAGTACGAGTGCATCGCCTGTGGCGCCTGCGTTGACGCCTGCGACGATGTCATGGCGAGGATGGGTTATCCCAAGGGCCTGATCCGCTACACGACGCAGAATGCCATCGACGGCCGCCCCACCCGTGTCCTGCGCCCACGGATCTTCGTGTACGGCGCGTTGCTGCTGGTGCTGCTGGGGGGCTTCGCCTGGGGAGTGGGCACGCGCACGCCGGTGATCGCCGAGATCCTGCGCGACCGCAACGCGCTCTATCGTGAGAGCGCGGACGGCATCGAGAATGGCTACACGCTCAAGCTCGTCAACAAGACCGAGCGCGCCCAGCGCTACACAGTGACGCTGCATGCCGGGGCCGGCGAACTGCAACTGCAGCCGCTGGCGCCGGTGGAAGTGGCGGGCGGCGAAGTCGTCGCCGTGCCACTGACGGTTCACGCCCCCGCCGGCACGGGCGGGCGACGCGAGCTGCAGTTCGACATCCGCGCCACCGACGGTACTGCCCAGGCCACCGTCGAGAGCAGCTTCTTCGGACCCATGTGA
- the ccoP gene encoding cytochrome-c oxidase, cbb3-type subunit III translates to MSGGWSWFVIALVVLNIGGCGWLLWWTAKRRPGDPKPEDTSHIWDGDITEYNKPLPRWWINLFWLTIAFAIGYLFWFPGMGAFAGYGRWSSAGEHAQDKARDDARLETTFAPFKGKPIDVLAADPTARKLGRSIFSNTCATCHGSSAQGAIGYPNLSDDIWHWGGTPDRVLETVLDGREGVMPEWGTVLTGMGGENAVDYVAAYVRTLSQPDAPLYNDYMAAQGKKLYEGICVACHGIDGKGNTTMGAPDLTDNYWLYGSSKQSLVQTIAKGRHGSMPAHRQLLGETRARLVAAYVWSLSHGEAPGAAPTNGPAAR, encoded by the coding sequence ATGAGCGGCGGCTGGTCATGGTTCGTCATAGCGCTGGTCGTCCTCAACATCGGCGGCTGCGGCTGGCTGCTGTGGTGGACGGCGAAGCGGCGTCCGGGCGACCCGAAGCCCGAAGACACCAGCCACATCTGGGATGGCGACATCACCGAGTACAACAAGCCGCTGCCCAGGTGGTGGATCAACCTGTTCTGGCTGACGATCGCGTTCGCCATCGGCTACCTCTTCTGGTTCCCCGGGATGGGCGCTTTCGCCGGGTACGGGCGCTGGAGTTCGGCGGGCGAACACGCCCAGGACAAGGCCCGCGACGACGCGCGGCTGGAGACCACCTTCGCGCCCTTCAAGGGCAAACCCATCGACGTACTGGCCGCCGATCCGACCGCGCGCAAACTGGGGCGCTCGATCTTCAGCAACACCTGCGCCACCTGCCACGGCTCCTCGGCGCAGGGCGCCATCGGCTATCCCAACCTGTCCGATGACATCTGGCACTGGGGCGGCACGCCGGACCGCGTGCTGGAAACCGTGCTGGACGGCCGCGAGGGTGTGATGCCCGAATGGGGCACCGTGCTCACCGGGATGGGGGGCGAGAACGCGGTGGATTACGTCGCCGCCTACGTGCGTACGCTGTCGCAGCCAGATGCGCCGCTCTACAACGACTACATGGCGGCACAGGGCAAGAAGCTGTACGAGGGCATCTGCGTGGCCTGCCATGGCATCGATGGCAAGGGCAACACGACCATGGGCGCGCCGGACCTGACCGACAACTACTGGCTGTATGGCAGCAGCAAGCAGTCGCTCGTGCAGACCATCGCCAAGGGACGCCACGGATCGATGCCGGCACACCGGCAGCTGCTGGGCGAGACGCGCGCGCGCCTGGTGGCGGCCTATGTGTGGTCACTGTCCCACGGCGAGGCCCCGGGCGCCGCTCCCACCAACGGACCAGCTGCACGATGA
- a CDS encoding cbb3-type cytochrome oxidase subunit 3, protein MVSGIVTAILLVVFIAGWAWAWSPRRRRYFDEAARLPLDEDPLDQALLHQAPVDRKWQENAR, encoded by the coding sequence ATGGTGTCCGGCATCGTGACCGCCATCCTGCTCGTGGTGTTCATCGCGGGCTGGGCGTGGGCCTGGAGCCCCCGCCGGCGCAGGTACTTCGACGAGGCGGCACGCCTGCCGCTTGATGAGGATCCGCTCGACCAGGCTCTGCTCCACCAGGCCCCGGTCGATCGCAAATGGCAGGAGAACGCTCGATGA
- the ccoO gene encoding cytochrome-c oxidase, cbb3-type subunit II, with translation MSDKKSSGNAHEKIEKNIGLMAVLIAVVVSFGGLAEIVPLMYQAEAIEPLPGVKPYPALQLAGRDIYVREGCYNCHSQMVRTLRFETERYGHYSLAGESVYDRPFQWGSKRTGPDLARVGGRYSDDWHRVHLLNPRDVVPESNMPSFPWLAEARIDGRQITAHMTALQRLGDPYTDAQIRQAQADVAGKTELDAVVAYLQALGKHAPRGG, from the coding sequence ATGAGCGACAAGAAGTCCAGCGGCAACGCGCACGAGAAGATCGAGAAGAACATCGGCCTGATGGCGGTGCTGATCGCGGTGGTGGTGTCCTTCGGCGGCCTGGCCGAAATCGTCCCGCTGATGTACCAGGCCGAGGCGATCGAGCCCCTGCCGGGCGTGAAGCCCTACCCCGCCCTGCAGCTGGCTGGCCGCGACATCTACGTCCGCGAAGGCTGCTACAACTGCCATTCGCAGATGGTGCGCACCCTGCGCTTCGAGACCGAACGCTACGGGCATTACTCGCTGGCGGGCGAATCGGTGTACGACCGGCCGTTCCAGTGGGGTTCCAAGCGCACCGGTCCGGACCTGGCGCGCGTCGGCGGCCGCTACTCCGACGACTGGCATCGCGTGCATCTGCTCAATCCGCGCGACGTGGTGCCCGAATCCAACATGCCCAGCTTCCCCTGGCTCGCCGAGGCGCGGATCGATGGCCGCCAGATCACCGCCCACATGACCGCGTTGCAACGGCTGGGCGATCCCTACACCGACGCGCAGATCCGGCAGGCGCAGGCCGACGTGGCCGGCAAGACCGAGCTGGACGCCGTAGTCGCCTACCTGCAGGCGCTCGGCAAGCACGCACCGAGGGGAGGCTGA
- the ccoN gene encoding cytochrome-c oxidase, cbb3-type subunit I, with amino-acid sequence MGYYNDKVVLQFSIATVVWGIVGMGVGVLIAAQLFWPTLFEGIAWLNYGRLRPLHTNAVIFAFGGSALFATSLHVVQRTCHVRLISDRLASFVFWGWQAVIVAAAITLPMGLTQGKEYAELEWPIDLLIAVVWVSYAVLFFGTIARRRVNHIYVANWFYGGYILAIALLHIVNNIAIPAGWGKSYSVYSGAVDAMVQWWYGHNAVGFMLTAGFLGMMYYYVPKQAGRPIYSYRLSIVHFWALIAVYMWAGPHHLQYTALPDWAQSVGMVFSLILLAPSWGGAMNGILTLSGVWHKLRTDPILKFLIVAISFYMIATFEGPMMSIKTVNSLSHYTDWTVGHVHAGALGWVAMISVGSIYSLLPRLLGRESMYSTRWIDAHFWVHTLGVLLYIASMWIAGVMQGLMWRATNADGTLTYSFVEALHATYPYYLVRMGGGVLVLAGMVLMAVNTWKTFATAPVRAPQPVLVPDIGNARA; translated from the coding sequence ATGGGCTACTACAACGACAAGGTCGTGCTGCAGTTCTCGATTGCCACCGTGGTCTGGGGCATCGTTGGCATGGGGGTGGGCGTGCTGATCGCGGCGCAGCTGTTCTGGCCGACGCTGTTCGAAGGCATTGCGTGGCTCAACTACGGCCGCCTGCGGCCGCTGCACACCAACGCGGTGATCTTCGCCTTCGGCGGCAGCGCGCTGTTCGCCACCTCCCTGCATGTGGTGCAGCGCACCTGCCACGTTCGGCTGATCTCCGACCGGCTGGCATCCTTCGTGTTCTGGGGCTGGCAGGCGGTGATCGTCGCCGCCGCGATCACGCTGCCCATGGGACTGACGCAGGGCAAGGAATACGCGGAGCTGGAATGGCCGATCGACCTGCTGATCGCGGTCGTGTGGGTGTCCTACGCGGTGCTGTTCTTCGGCACGATCGCCAGGCGGCGCGTGAACCACATCTACGTGGCCAACTGGTTCTATGGCGGCTACATCCTGGCCATCGCGCTGCTGCACATCGTCAACAACATCGCCATCCCGGCCGGATGGGGGAAGTCGTATTCCGTCTACAGCGGCGCGGTCGATGCGATGGTCCAGTGGTGGTACGGCCACAACGCCGTCGGCTTCATGCTGACCGCCGGCTTCCTGGGGATGATGTACTACTACGTGCCCAAGCAGGCGGGACGTCCCATCTACTCATACCGGCTGTCGATCGTGCATTTCTGGGCACTGATCGCCGTGTACATGTGGGCCGGCCCCCACCACCTTCAATACACCGCCCTTCCCGACTGGGCGCAGTCGGTTGGCATGGTGTTCTCGCTGATCCTGCTAGCGCCCTCCTGGGGCGGCGCGATGAACGGCATCCTTACGCTGTCGGGCGTGTGGCACAAGCTGCGCACCGACCCGATCCTCAAGTTCCTGATCGTGGCGATCAGCTTCTACATGATCGCCACCTTCGAGGGACCGATGATGTCGATCAAGACGGTCAATTCGCTCTCGCATTACACCGACTGGACCGTCGGCCACGTGCATGCCGGCGCGCTGGGCTGGGTGGCCATGATCTCGGTCGGCTCCATCTATTCGCTGCTGCCCCGCCTGCTGGGCCGCGAATCGATGTACTCCACGCGCTGGATCGACGCCCACTTCTGGGTGCATACGCTGGGCGTCCTGCTCTACATCGCCTCCATGTGGATCGCCGGCGTGATGCAGGGCCTGATGTGGCGCGCCACCAATGCCGACGGCACGCTGACCTACAGCTTCGTCGAAGCGCTGCACGCCACGTATCCCTACTACCTGGTCCGCATGGGCGGCGGCGTGCTGGTACTGGCCGGAATGGTCCTGATGGCGGTCAACACGTGGAAGACGTTCGCCACCGCTCCCGTCCGCGCACCGCAACCGGTGCTCGTCCCCGACATCGGCAATGCGCGCGCCTGA
- a CDS encoding SCO family protein, translated as MIGALATLLGSASLAASGRDAAPLPRDSVYQLPLLLTTHSGAKQDWRGRRGQPQIVAMFYTSCQYICPLIVDSGKAIDKRLTAPQRQHIGVLLISMDPERDDPAALKAVVDKRKLDMTRWTLAAPPAGDVRAVAGVLGIRYRQLADGEFNHTSALVLLDRDGRILARTEQMGSVPDPEFLAAVRAAATP; from the coding sequence ATGATCGGCGCTCTCGCCACGCTGCTCGGCTCGGCCAGCCTGGCCGCGTCCGGACGCGATGCCGCGCCCCTGCCGCGCGATTCGGTCTACCAGCTGCCGCTGCTGCTCACCACCCACAGCGGTGCGAAACAGGACTGGCGCGGCCGCCGCGGCCAACCGCAGATCGTGGCGATGTTCTACACGTCGTGCCAGTACATCTGTCCGCTGATCGTGGATTCCGGGAAAGCGATCGACAAGCGGCTCACGGCCCCGCAACGCCAGCACATCGGCGTGCTGCTGATCAGCATGGACCCGGAGCGTGATGATCCGGCTGCGCTCAAGGCCGTCGTCGACAAGCGCAAGCTGGACATGACGCGGTGGACGCTGGCCGCGCCACCAGCCGGTGACGTGCGCGCCGTGGCCGGGGTGCTGGGCATCCGCTACCGCCAACTCGCAGACGGCGAGTTCAACCACACCAGCGCCCTGGTCCTGCTCGACAGGGACGGTCGCATCCTTGCCCGTACCGAGCAGATGGGCAGCGTGCCTGACCCGGAATTCCTGGCCGCCGTTCGGGCAGCGGCCACGCCGTAA
- a CDS encoding formylglycine-generating enzyme family protein codes for MRHFAALLLLVLPLAGLAGDGAARYAGLPGGRFQSALKYEDAKDGVRIKPFALMRRPVTNAEFLDFVTRLPQWQRNHVAGVFAEARYLSHWESPTRLGPAALPEQPVVWVSWFAANAYCESVGARLPTWSEWEYAAAADETRKDARKDPAWRERILAWYSRPSNQALPRAGLQTANAWGVQDLHGLVWEWTDDYSSLLVSGDNRNQGDADKAKFCGAGALSMDDRENYAVLMRVAMLSSLEGANTTANLGFRCARSAR; via the coding sequence ATGCGCCACTTCGCGGCCCTGCTCCTGCTCGTGTTGCCCCTCGCCGGCCTCGCCGGCGACGGGGCTGCGCGGTATGCGGGGCTGCCGGGCGGTCGCTTCCAATCCGCATTGAAGTACGAGGACGCGAAAGATGGCGTGCGCATCAAGCCGTTTGCCCTCATGCGCAGGCCGGTCACCAATGCCGAGTTCCTGGACTTCGTGACAAGGCTGCCGCAGTGGCAGCGGAACCACGTAGCCGGCGTGTTCGCCGAAGCCCGTTACCTGTCCCACTGGGAATCGCCGACCCGGCTGGGCCCGGCGGCGCTTCCCGAGCAGCCGGTGGTCTGGGTGAGCTGGTTCGCGGCGAACGCCTACTGCGAATCCGTCGGCGCCCGGCTGCCGACGTGGTCGGAATGGGAATACGCGGCGGCCGCCGACGAGACGAGGAAGGACGCCCGCAAGGACCCCGCATGGCGCGAACGCATCCTGGCGTGGTACTCGCGTCCCTCCAACCAGGCCCTGCCCCGCGCCGGGCTGCAGACAGCCAACGCCTGGGGCGTCCAGGACCTGCACGGGCTGGTTTGGGAATGGACCGACGACTATTCCTCGCTGCTGGTGTCTGGTGACAACCGCAACCAGGGCGACGCCGACAAGGCCAAGTTCTGCGGCGCCGGAGCGCTGTCGATGGACGATCGCGAAAACTACGCCGTGCTGATGCGGGTGGCCATGCTGTCCTCGCTGGAAGGCGCCAACACCACCGCCAATCTCGGATTCCGCTGCGCCAGGAGTGCACGCTGA
- the nirK gene encoding copper-containing nitrite reductase, whose product MKQVTRLLALAVVAALALAGCSSGKPDNADTDASQATAGDGETGGSRKGDFGPPQGAPVKAVLTSPPQVPPATGRTAPAKVIVELDVVEKEMPISEGVTYTFWTFGGTVPGSFIRVRQGDTVEFHLRNMPESKMPHNIDLHGVTGPGGGAASSFTAPGHSSRFTFKALNAGLYVYHCATAPVGMHVANGMYGLILIEPPQGMPPVDKEFYVMQGDFYTTGKYREKGHQPFDMEKAIEEHPTYVLFNGSEGALTGDKALATRVGDTVRMYVGNGGPNLVSSFHVIGEIFDKVWYEGGTKFQENVQTTLIPAGGAAMMEFHMEVPGSYVLVDHSIFRAFNKGALAILKAEGADNKAIYSGKEVDYVYLGDRAQPNMQAVATAAASAKAGDLSVEEQINAGKALFAGTCSTCHQPEGQGMEGVFPPLAKSDYIAGDTKRVPTAILHGLVGPVKVNGKDYDSNMPPMNQLTDDEVANIATYVLNSWGNPGGRVTKAEAAAIRQQKPSNASGGH is encoded by the coding sequence ATGAAACAGGTGACCCGACTTCTTGCCCTTGCCGTGGTGGCCGCGCTCGCGCTGGCTGGCTGCAGCTCCGGCAAGCCCGACAACGCCGACACCGATGCCTCGCAGGCCACAGCGGGGGACGGCGAAACCGGCGGTTCGCGCAAGGGCGACTTCGGACCACCACAGGGCGCGCCGGTGAAGGCCGTCCTCACTTCGCCGCCACAGGTGCCACCGGCCACGGGCCGTACGGCGCCGGCCAAGGTCATTGTCGAGCTGGATGTGGTCGAAAAGGAGATGCCGATTTCCGAAGGCGTGACCTACACCTTCTGGACCTTCGGGGGCACCGTGCCCGGCAGCTTCATCCGCGTGCGGCAGGGCGACACCGTCGAGTTCCACCTGCGCAACATGCCCGAATCGAAGATGCCCCATAACATCGACCTGCACGGCGTCACCGGTCCCGGTGGCGGCGCGGCATCGAGCTTCACGGCACCCGGCCACTCCTCGCGTTTCACCTTCAAGGCCCTCAACGCAGGCCTCTACGTCTACCACTGCGCCACCGCGCCGGTTGGCATGCACGTGGCCAACGGCATGTACGGCCTGATCCTCATCGAGCCGCCGCAGGGAATGCCACCGGTCGACAAGGAGTTCTACGTGATGCAGGGCGACTTCTATACGACCGGCAAGTACCGCGAGAAGGGGCACCAGCCCTTCGACATGGAGAAGGCCATCGAGGAGCACCCGACCTACGTGCTGTTCAACGGCAGCGAGGGCGCGTTGACCGGCGACAAGGCGCTGGCCACCCGGGTGGGCGACACGGTGCGCATGTACGTCGGCAACGGGGGACCGAACCTGGTCTCCAGCTTCCACGTCATCGGCGAGATCTTCGACAAGGTGTGGTACGAGGGCGGCACGAAGTTCCAGGAAAACGTGCAGACCACGCTGATCCCCGCCGGCGGCGCGGCCATGATGGAATTCCACATGGAGGTACCGGGTAGCTACGTGCTGGTCGACCATTCCATCTTCCGCGCCTTCAACAAGGGCGCGCTGGCGATCCTCAAGGCCGAGGGCGCCGACAACAAGGCGATCTATTCCGGGAAGGAGGTCGACTACGTCTACCTGGGCGATCGGGCACAGCCCAACATGCAGGCGGTGGCCACCGCGGCGGCATCGGCGAAGGCCGGCGACCTTTCCGTCGAAGAGCAGATCAATGCCGGCAAGGCCCTGTTCGCCGGGACCTGCTCGACCTGCCACCAGCCCGAAGGTCAGGGCATGGAAGGCGTATTCCCGCCGCTGGCCAAGTCCGACTACATCGCGGGCGACACCAAGCGCGTGCCCACCGCGATCCTGCATGGCCTGGTTGGTCCGGTGAAGGTCAATGGCAAGGACTACGACTCGAACATGCCGCCGATGAACCAGCTGACCGATGACGAGGTGGCCAACATCGCCACGTACGTCCTCAACAGCTGGGGCAATCCCGGTGGCCGGGTCACCAAGGCCGAGGCGGCCGCCATCCGCCAGCAGAAGCCCTCCAACGCCTCCGGCGGCCACTGA